The Sulfurospirillum oryzae genome includes a region encoding these proteins:
- a CDS encoding nickel/cobalt efflux transporter, whose amino-acid sequence MTDIASIIQSSSGNAWLFLPSAILLGALHGLEPGHSKTMMAAFIIAIKGTVKQSIMLGLAATISHTAVVWAIALLGMYFGARFTTEAVEPYLEVVSGCIMVGIALWTLWQTWKNERACFTAHEHDDHHHSHEHSHDHGEHHHHEHHHSKEEIIFEELGSCNDAHELAHAKDIKKRFSNKEVTNWQILLFGLTGGLIPCPASITVLLICLQLKQFTLGIALVLAFSVGLALTLVLSGVIAALSMRHLSKKWSGFGEFAKKAPYVSGGLILLVGLYIGYQGLHHFL is encoded by the coding sequence ATGACTGATATCGCCTCAATCATTCAAAGCAGTTCAGGCAACGCGTGGCTCTTTCTTCCTAGTGCTATTCTTCTTGGCGCACTGCACGGACTGGAACCAGGGCACTCTAAAACAATGATGGCGGCGTTTATCATCGCCATTAAAGGAACGGTGAAACAGTCCATTATGCTCGGACTTGCTGCGACTATTTCACATACTGCGGTGGTTTGGGCTATCGCGCTTTTGGGTATGTATTTTGGTGCTCGCTTTACAACCGAAGCGGTGGAGCCCTATCTTGAAGTTGTTTCGGGTTGTATTATGGTAGGCATCGCACTGTGGACACTTTGGCAAACATGGAAAAATGAACGTGCTTGCTTCACCGCACATGAACATGACGACCATCATCATTCACATGAGCATAGTCATGACCACGGTGAGCACCACCATCATGAACATCATCACAGCAAAGAAGAGATCATTTTTGAAGAGCTTGGAAGTTGCAATGATGCGCATGAACTCGCACATGCCAAAGACATTAAAAAGCGCTTTTCAAACAAAGAGGTGACCAACTGGCAGATCTTACTCTTCGGGCTAACCGGTGGGCTTATCCCCTGCCCTGCATCAATTACAGTATTGCTCATCTGTTTGCAACTCAAACAGTTTACCCTCGGTATTGCGCTTGTGTTAGCTTTTAGTGTTGGATTAGCGCTTACATTGGTGCTATCAGGTGTGATTGCCGCTTTGAGTATGCGCCATCTCTCAAAAAAATGGAGTGGCTTTGGAGAATTTGCCAAAAAAGCGCCTTATGTTTCAGGTGGACTTATTTTACTTGTTGGCTTGTATAT
- a CDS encoding aldehyde dehydrogenase family protein produces MAYSKPTYKPRYENFIGGEWVPPLSGEYFDNLSPVDGELLTKIPRSSTADVDAAVAAGVKAFESYKHTSVIERSTLLNKIADKIEANLEFLAISETLDNGKAVRETLAADLPLVVDHFRYFASVIRSESGTVADLDENTISQEIHEPLGVVAQIIPWNFPLLMAAWKIAPAIAAGNCVVLKPASATPMSILLLMETIQDVLPKGVINIINGAGGKIGKHLATHPDIKKVGFTGETTTGQLIMQYATENIIPSTLELGGKSPNVFFESIMAKDDEFFDKAIEGLVLFAFNSGEVCTCPSRALIQESIYEPFMKRVLERVKAITQENPLDPTTKMGAQASVNQKEKILDYIRIGKEEGAECLIGGGEYINKTFPKGNYIQPTIFKGHNKMRIFQEEIFGPVLCVTTFKTEDEALAIANDTIYGLGSGVWSRDAHQLHKMSRGIEAGRVWVNCYHLYPSHASFGGYKKSGIGRETHMMMLNAYRHTKNILTSYNKNKLGFF; encoded by the coding sequence ATGGCATATTCCAAACCAACGTATAAACCTCGTTATGAAAACTTTATTGGCGGTGAGTGGGTTCCACCTTTGAGTGGCGAATATTTTGACAATCTTTCCCCTGTGGACGGCGAACTTTTAACCAAAATTCCTCGCTCATCCACCGCAGATGTTGATGCAGCGGTTGCTGCTGGCGTAAAAGCCTTTGAATCGTACAAGCACACTTCGGTCATCGAGCGAAGTACACTTCTTAACAAAATCGCCGATAAAATCGAAGCGAATTTAGAATTTTTAGCAATTTCAGAAACCCTAGACAACGGTAAAGCCGTGCGCGAGACACTCGCAGCCGATCTTCCTTTAGTCGTTGATCACTTTAGATACTTTGCTTCTGTTATAAGAAGCGAATCAGGAACCGTAGCCGACCTCGATGAAAATACGATTTCACAAGAGATACACGAACCTCTTGGTGTTGTAGCGCAAATTATTCCGTGGAACTTTCCACTTTTGATGGCGGCATGGAAAATCGCTCCTGCGATCGCTGCTGGTAACTGCGTTGTCTTAAAACCAGCGAGTGCAACGCCTATGTCTATCTTACTTTTGATGGAAACCATCCAAGATGTTCTACCAAAAGGCGTTATTAACATTATTAATGGTGCAGGTGGAAAAATCGGTAAACACCTCGCAACGCACCCCGACATCAAAAAAGTAGGCTTTACGGGTGAAACAACGACGGGTCAGCTCATCATGCAGTATGCCACTGAAAACATCATCCCCTCAACGTTGGAACTCGGTGGTAAATCTCCTAATGTTTTCTTTGAGTCTATCATGGCTAAAGACGATGAATTTTTTGATAAAGCCATTGAAGGACTGGTACTTTTCGCTTTTAACAGCGGTGAAGTCTGCACATGCCCTTCTCGTGCCCTCATTCAAGAGTCTATCTATGAGCCATTTATGAAAAGAGTTTTGGAGCGCGTTAAAGCGATTACCCAAGAAAATCCTCTTGATCCAACCACGAAAATGGGAGCGCAAGCTTCGGTGAACCAAAAAGAGAAAATCTTGGACTACATTCGCATCGGTAAAGAAGAAGGGGCAGAGTGCCTTATTGGTGGCGGAGAGTACATAAACAAAACTTTCCCAAAAGGCAATTACATTCAACCGACTATCTTTAAAGGTCACAACAAAATGCGTATCTTCCAAGAAGAGATTTTTGGACCCGTGCTTTGTGTCACAACCTTTAAAACAGAAGATGAAGCGCTTGCCATTGCCAATGATACCATTTATGGCTTAGGCTCAGGTGTCTGGTCAAGAGACGCGCATCAGCTTCATAAAATGTCTCGAGGCATTGAAGCGGGACGTGTGTGGGTCAACTGCTACCACCTCTACCCATCGCACGCCTCATTTGGTGGCTATAAAAAGTCAGGCATCGGACGCGAGACGCACATGATGATGCTCAATGCTTATCGCCATACCAAAAATATCTTGACGTCATACAATAAAAATAAATTAGGATTTTTCTAA
- a CDS encoding thiazole synthase, with protein sequence MNDILKVGNIEFASRLIVGSGKYPDFQTTKDATLASGSKLITVAVRRVNITNPNEENLMDYFKGTDIKLLPNSAGCTTAEDAITLFRMVREATGLDLIKLEVIGDTAKTLYPDVMETLKACEVLARDGFTIMTYTNDDPIMAKRLENAGSAAVMPLASPIGSGLGIQNRYNVLFIKEAVNIPVIVDAGIGCASDAAIAMEIGADGVLTNTAIAQAKNPIMMAEAMKYAVLAGRASFLAGRIAKKPFATASSPTEGLIEFSKKG encoded by the coding sequence ATGAACGACATCCTCAAAGTAGGCAATATTGAATTTGCAAGCCGCTTGATCGTGGGAAGCGGTAAATATCCTGATTTTCAAACAACGAAAGATGCAACACTCGCGAGTGGTTCTAAGCTTATCACCGTTGCAGTGCGTCGTGTTAACATTACCAATCCCAACGAAGAAAATCTCATGGACTACTTCAAAGGCACTGACATAAAACTCCTTCCAAACTCCGCAGGCTGTACCACCGCCGAAGATGCTATCACGCTTTTTCGAATGGTAAGAGAAGCAACAGGACTTGACCTTATCAAACTCGAAGTCATCGGCGATACCGCTAAAACACTTTACCCCGATGTCATGGAAACCCTGAAAGCATGTGAAGTTTTAGCACGAGATGGCTTTACCATCATGACCTATACCAACGATGATCCTATTATGGCAAAACGCCTTGAAAATGCTGGAAGTGCCGCAGTTATGCCTTTGGCATCTCCGATTGGCAGTGGTCTTGGCATCCAAAATCGTTACAATGTTCTTTTTATTAAAGAAGCCGTTAACATTCCTGTCATTGTCGATGCAGGTATTGGATGTGCCAGTGATGCAGCTATTGCAATGGAAATTGGCGCTGATGGCGTTCTGACAAATACGGCCATTGCACAAGCTAAAAACCCTATCATGATGGCAGAAGCAATGAAATATGCTGTCCTTGCGGGACGTGCTAGCTTCCTTGCGGGGCGCATCGCTAAGAAGCCTTTTGCAACGGCTAGCTCACCAACAGAGGGACTTATCGAGTTTTCCAAAAAAGGCTAA
- a CDS encoding SHOCT domain-containing protein encodes MYGYEWMGHGFFMPWMIVFPMVILVLFMMMRGGRSSCHHHEKEDEALEIARKRFARGEIDEETFEKIKQKLNA; translated from the coding sequence ATGTATGGATATGAATGGATGGGGCATGGGTTTTTCATGCCGTGGATGATTGTATTTCCAATGGTGATTTTAGTACTCTTTATGATGATGCGTGGCGGTAGATCGTCTTGCCATCATCACGAAAAAGAGGACGAAGCGTTAGAGATAGCGCGTAAGCGTTTCGCTCGTGGCGAGATCGATGAAGAGACTTTTGAGAAGATCAAACAAAAGCTCAATGCCTAA
- a CDS encoding GGDEF domain-containing protein — protein MVRFNKEKGKTGVYNIDMKEDVIEQAPPPTPPKEPIVTQASNVELEKFAALVLKVLGDENIPPTPTNFQIYFDKLLESKPAAFKKRINDFLELESTNNDENHARIEREVKEGFAQIKNIMQVVSTVYRNLNVMQEIVKKRSTQLESNSNPLSIQNIISSLSEDLNKMFGLTTKQIDLLKDYYQKTTTILQEVDNQSIFDVKYGVYNRRYLMKSLQDEIKLIKNYAHPSSLVLARVKEDTLEKIINKKDKDIVVRNIAKLLLKTSRRSDVVAHFGDGIFAMVLKHTDLVGAKKACDRISELVYQTSFFVGTGEVETDIELAIVSLDTDHNAEEFIAATLEELPHTGKKYVPYIVCTPSLPSEEI, from the coding sequence ATGGTTCGTTTCAATAAAGAAAAAGGGAAAACGGGTGTTTATAACATCGACATGAAAGAAGATGTCATTGAGCAAGCCCCACCACCAACACCTCCCAAAGAGCCTATTGTCACCCAAGCATCCAATGTTGAGCTTGAAAAATTTGCTGCATTGGTTTTGAAGGTGTTGGGAGATGAAAACATCCCTCCCACACCTACTAATTTTCAAATCTATTTTGACAAACTATTAGAGAGCAAACCTGCGGCATTTAAAAAACGTATCAATGATTTTCTAGAACTAGAAAGTACCAATAATGATGAAAATCATGCGCGCATTGAGCGTGAAGTCAAAGAGGGTTTTGCGCAGATTAAAAACATTATGCAAGTTGTTTCGACTGTTTACCGCAACCTTAATGTGATGCAAGAGATTGTTAAAAAAAGATCAACACAACTCGAGTCAAACTCAAACCCGCTTTCGATTCAAAATATTATCTCTTCACTGAGTGAAGATCTGAATAAAATGTTTGGCTTAACCACCAAACAAATTGATCTTTTAAAAGACTATTATCAAAAAACGACAACGATCCTACAAGAGGTCGACAACCAATCTATTTTTGATGTAAAGTATGGTGTTTACAACCGACGTTACCTCATGAAATCACTTCAAGACGAGATCAAACTCATTAAAAATTACGCGCATCCAAGCTCTTTGGTATTGGCACGCGTCAAAGAAGACACATTAGAGAAGATTATTAATAAAAAAGATAAAGACATCGTTGTTCGAAACATTGCGAAACTCCTTCTTAAAACATCTCGCAGAAGTGACGTTGTTGCTCACTTTGGCGATGGAATTTTTGCGATGGTTCTCAAACATACCGATCTTGTAGGTGCGAAAAAAGCGTGTGATCGTATTAGTGAACTTGTTTATCAAACCAGCTTTTTCGTAGGAACAGGTGAAGTTGAAACGGACATTGAGCTTGCCATTGTATCTCTAGATACAGATCATAATGCTGAAGAATTTATAGCAGCTACCCTTGAAGAGCTCCCTCATACAGGTAAAAAGTACGTCCCATATATCGTTTGCACTCCTTCTCTACCAAGTGAGGAGATATGA
- the def gene encoding peptide deformylase, producing the protein MIQEVLVYPNKLLRESSKDVLHFDEHLHSLLHDMYETMVAKEGIGLAAVQIGVLLNVLIINLVDEEGCQKIENLYEIINPVILEKDGSTIYQEGCLSVPGYYDEIERAEHIKVSYYDRNGNRCEEEFTDLMAIAVQHEMDHLKGRLFIEKLSYLKRKKFDKEWKKKQKAGK; encoded by the coding sequence ATGATCCAAGAAGTATTAGTTTATCCCAATAAGCTTCTACGAGAATCGTCAAAAGATGTTCTACACTTTGACGAGCATTTACATAGTTTATTGCATGATATGTATGAAACGATGGTTGCTAAAGAAGGTATTGGGCTTGCCGCTGTTCAAATTGGCGTTCTTTTGAATGTTCTTATCATCAACCTCGTGGATGAAGAGGGGTGTCAAAAAATCGAAAACCTCTATGAAATTATTAACCCTGTCATACTTGAAAAAGATGGTAGCACTATCTATCAAGAGGGGTGTTTGAGTGTGCCTGGCTATTACGATGAAATTGAGCGGGCTGAACATATCAAAGTCTCATACTATGACAGAAATGGCAATCGATGCGAAGAAGAGTTTACAGATCTGATGGCAATTGCCGTACAGCACGAGATGGACCACCTCAAAGGACGTCTTTTCATCGAAAAACTCTCTTACTTAAAACGTAAAAAATTTGATAAAGAGTGGAAAAAAAAGCAAAAAGCGGGTAAATAA
- a CDS encoding phosphoglycerate dehydrogenase, whose amino-acid sequence MKIAVISPLFSRSIELMKELTTAFPDLKHNADNLLKTKADLIAFLQDADGAIVGREEIDDEILSACPKLKILSRYGVGLDNLDLESMKKRGLQLGWSGGTNSNSVAEITLSLMLSCIRNLHIATALLKQHVWKVNGGSELTGKTIGLFGFGNIAKRVVELLSPFHCKILVCNRTHDEAEAKKYGITYASKEQILAEADIISIHLPLTPESKNLFSTEEFKAMKKSAFIINTARGGIIDEEALKIALKTGEIAGAGLEAFLVEPTQDWELIDLPNLICTPHLGGNSKESILAMGYACIEHLKTFFSSQ is encoded by the coding sequence ATGAAAATCGCTGTTATTTCACCACTTTTTTCACGCTCCATCGAACTTATGAAAGAGCTCACAACCGCATTTCCCGATCTCAAACATAACGCCGATAACCTACTTAAGACCAAAGCAGATTTAATCGCCTTTTTGCAAGATGCTGATGGTGCTATTGTCGGACGTGAAGAGATAGATGATGAGATACTAAGCGCTTGTCCAAAACTAAAAATCCTTTCACGTTACGGCGTTGGACTGGACAATTTAGACCTTGAGTCGATGAAAAAAAGAGGTCTCCAGCTAGGCTGGAGCGGTGGAACTAACAGCAATTCGGTGGCTGAAATTACCCTCTCCTTGATGCTCTCCTGCATCCGCAACCTCCACATCGCTACCGCCTTGCTTAAACAACACGTATGGAAAGTCAATGGAGGAAGCGAGCTTACAGGCAAAACGATTGGTCTTTTTGGGTTTGGTAACATTGCCAAGCGCGTGGTAGAGCTTTTGAGTCCTTTTCACTGCAAAATTCTTGTCTGCAACCGTACGCATGATGAGGCTGAAGCGAAAAAATATGGCATTACTTACGCGAGTAAAGAGCAAATTTTAGCAGAAGCTGACATTATTTCCATTCATCTGCCGCTTACACCAGAGAGTAAAAACCTTTTTTCAACCGAAGAATTCAAAGCGATGAAGAAAAGTGCATTTATCATCAACACAGCACGCGGTGGCATCATCGATGAAGAAGCGCTTAAGATCGCTCTTAAAACGGGTGAAATTGCAGGTGCAGGGTTAGAAGCTTTCTTGGTAGAGCCCACACAAGACTGGGAACTCATTGATTTGCCTAACCTTATTTGCACACCACATCTTGGCGGAAACTCAAAAGAGAGCATATTAGCGATGGGATATGCGTGTATTGAACATCTAAAAACCTTTTTTTCATCACAATAA
- a CDS encoding YifB family Mg chelatase-like AAA ATPase: MDEAALLSKVKHAKCATLFGNKAYKVDVESTLVRSLPGFSIVGMVDLAIQESRERIKSALSSINFQFPAQKITINLSPSDLKKEGSHFDLVIALLIAIQKERFTCNDFFIFGELGLDGKIKKTNAIFPIILSLASHTSNLRVLVPSELLSKVQQIPNIEAFGVETLSDAVLFFKEKRFNSETSAPHQNFCENSLKIEGKEYFYSAQFPLDFSDVLGQHRAKRAMLIAAAGMHNLLMEGSPGCGKSMSIKRLRYILPPQSIEEILESNAYQSLQEEDVELSPLRAFRSPHHTSSRPSIFGGGSTQSRAGEIALAHNGILFFDEFPNFSKTVLESLREPLEDHRVLISRVNTKISYATKFLFAAAQNPCPCGNLFSQTHECRCSEVEINRYKNHISEPIMDRIDLYIQMSEENSKEQGLSSKEMFEQVLKAFVMQKNRGQNELNGKLDEYNTMRFCTLEAKANESLEMAQSRFGLSQRSIHKILRIARSIADLAQSEQIAQEHLLEALSFRKR; this comes from the coding sequence ATGGATGAAGCTGCCTTGTTATCCAAGGTAAAGCACGCAAAATGTGCTACCTTGTTTGGCAACAAAGCCTACAAGGTTGACGTTGAATCTACGTTGGTGCGCTCCCTTCCTGGCTTTAGCATTGTGGGAATGGTTGATTTGGCCATTCAAGAGTCTAGAGAACGTATAAAATCTGCCCTATCAAGCATTAACTTCCAATTTCCTGCTCAAAAAATAACGATTAACCTTTCACCCTCTGATCTCAAAAAAGAGGGAAGCCACTTTGATTTGGTCATTGCCCTACTCATTGCTATTCAAAAAGAACGTTTTACATGTAACGATTTTTTCATCTTTGGGGAACTTGGGCTTGATGGAAAAATCAAAAAAACCAATGCCATTTTTCCTATCATCCTCTCTTTAGCTTCACATACATCAAATCTTCGTGTTTTAGTGCCAAGTGAGCTTCTCTCAAAAGTACAGCAAATCCCTAATATTGAAGCATTTGGTGTTGAAACACTCAGTGATGCCGTGCTCTTTTTTAAAGAAAAACGCTTTAATTCAGAAACCTCTGCACCGCATCAGAATTTTTGCGAAAACAGTTTGAAAATCGAAGGTAAAGAGTATTTTTACAGCGCGCAATTTCCACTTGATTTTAGCGATGTTTTAGGTCAACACAGAGCCAAGCGCGCTATGCTCATCGCTGCTGCTGGTATGCACAACCTTTTGATGGAAGGAAGCCCAGGTTGTGGCAAAAGCATGAGCATCAAGCGCCTTCGCTACATTTTGCCTCCTCAAAGCATTGAGGAAATTTTAGAGTCAAACGCCTACCAATCCCTACAAGAAGAAGACGTTGAACTAAGCCCTTTGAGAGCTTTTCGTTCTCCCCATCACACCTCCTCTCGCCCTTCCATCTTTGGCGGTGGGAGCACTCAAAGTAGAGCAGGTGAAATTGCCCTCGCTCACAATGGAATTCTATTTTTCGACGAATTTCCCAACTTCTCTAAAACAGTTTTAGAGAGCCTAAGAGAGCCTTTGGAAGATCATCGTGTCCTCATTTCACGGGTCAATACCAAAATAAGCTACGCAACCAAATTTCTCTTTGCAGCGGCACAAAATCCCTGCCCATGCGGCAATCTTTTCAGCCAAACGCATGAGTGCCGTTGTTCTGAAGTGGAAATCAATCGTTATAAAAACCACATCTCTGAGCCGATTATGGATAGAATCGATCTGTACATTCAGATGAGTGAAGAGAATTCCAAAGAGCAAGGCCTTAGCTCAAAAGAGATGTTTGAGCAGGTGCTAAAAGCCTTTGTGATGCAAAAAAATCGTGGGCAAAATGAACTTAATGGCAAGCTAGATGAGTACAACACGATGCGTTTTTGTACCCTTGAAGCCAAAGCAAATGAAAGTCTAGAGATGGCACAGAGCCGTTTTGGACTGAGTCAGCGAAGCATTCACAAAATACTTCGCATCGCACGCTCCATAGCCGATCTAGCACAAAGTGAGCAGATAGCGCAAGAGCATCTTCTTGAAGCTCTAAGCTTCCGTAAGCGTTAG
- a CDS encoding nucleoside 2-deoxyribosyltransferase, producing MQKIYLAGPEVFLPNALEVGNSHKLLCKKYGYEGLFPLDNTITGDNLKEIAEAIRLANQRMIQRCDIVIANLSPFRGPEPDSGTVWEVGYAQGLGKHVLAYSTDMRPLKEKTQSILNLGDTNCDTSGMAIEDFGLTHNLMFSHNVVAPSFEACLKYLKHGFH from the coding sequence ATGCAAAAAATCTATCTTGCAGGTCCTGAAGTCTTTTTACCCAATGCACTTGAAGTTGGCAATTCTCATAAACTTCTTTGTAAAAAATATGGTTATGAAGGGCTTTTTCCACTTGACAATACCATAACAGGGGACAATCTCAAAGAAATTGCAGAAGCCATTCGCCTTGCAAATCAAAGAATGATACAAAGATGCGACATCGTCATTGCCAATCTCTCTCCCTTTCGTGGTCCAGAGCCTGACAGTGGTACGGTTTGGGAAGTAGGTTATGCACAAGGACTAGGCAAGCACGTTTTAGCTTACTCTACCGATATGCGCCCTTTGAAAGAAAAAACTCAATCTATCCTCAACTTAGGCGATACCAATTGTGACACGTCGGGTATGGCTATTGAAGATTTTGGCCTCACACACAACCTGATGTTTTCGCATAACGTGGTGGCTCCTAGCTTTGAAGCGTGTTTAAAGTACCTAAAACATGGCTTTCATTAA
- a CDS encoding DUF779 domain-containing protein, with the protein MEVKRLIATPEALSIIEKLKKENGELVFNQSGGCCDGTAPMCYAKSDFNVPWRNIKMGEVGGCEFYIDKDQFEYFRYSQIILDVKEEKAAFGNSFSLEIDLGYQFITRSRIFSDAEYNALPKDQK; encoded by the coding sequence ATGGAAGTCAAACGACTGATAGCAACCCCCGAAGCCCTCTCTATTATCGAAAAACTTAAAAAAGAAAATGGCGAACTGGTCTTTAACCAAAGTGGCGGTTGTTGCGATGGTACAGCGCCGATGTGTTATGCAAAAAGTGATTTTAACGTGCCTTGGCGAAATATTAAAATGGGCGAAGTTGGTGGATGTGAATTTTACATCGACAAAGACCAATTTGAATATTTTCGCTACTCGCAAATTATTTTGGATGTTAAAGAAGAGAAAGCTGCTTTTGGAAACTCTTTTTCGTTGGAGATAGACTTGGGATATCAATTTATAACAAGGTCACGTATCTTTAGCGATGCAGAGTATAACGCTTTGCCAAAAGATCAAAAATGA
- a CDS encoding NAD(P)H-hydrate dehydratase: MQYVYEETDTLDKRCYTTFKLIPEILMEHAGLALSRAVKKKLTCKKSALFVCGMGNNGADGIVAARLLHGTHNVSIYLPFELKSELAKLQLERAKKVGVVIVNDLIDVDVYVDALFGAGLNRPLDEFTCKLLERLNAKQGYKIACDIPSGILSDLTLSPVIFQAHETITMGALKLGLLNDNVKDTVGKIKVAGLGIARNQYETPSPTFLLRKSDLKLPIRMKKNTNKGTFGHVAIVQGSKEGAARLAGMGAFHFGAGLVTLLGEKPKKLPIYLMSSEALPKNANVIVAGMGLEMPFDEEALKTLLLSNTLPLVIDASLSHHPLITEIIASKKPVVLTPHPKEFSSILELTCKEKVSVEAIQANRFEHAKRFSLAFPHVVLVLKGANTIIAHNGELFINTYGMPSLAKGGSGDVLSGMIGALLAQGYTPKDAAISATLAHALVSQKFTCNNFALTPIDICKGLKWL; the protein is encoded by the coding sequence ATGCAGTACGTCTATGAAGAAACTGACACACTCGATAAGCGTTGCTACACCACGTTTAAGCTTATCCCTGAAATTTTAATGGAACATGCGGGACTTGCCCTCTCTCGTGCGGTGAAAAAAAAGCTTACATGTAAAAAAAGTGCGCTCTTTGTGTGTGGCATGGGGAACAATGGTGCCGATGGCATTGTCGCCGCACGTTTGCTTCATGGTACGCATAATGTAAGCATCTATCTTCCTTTTGAGCTTAAATCAGAGCTTGCAAAACTCCAACTAGAACGTGCTAAAAAAGTGGGGGTGGTCATCGTCAATGACCTCATTGATGTCGATGTCTATGTCGACGCGCTCTTTGGTGCAGGACTCAATCGTCCTTTGGACGAGTTTACATGTAAACTGCTAGAGCGCCTTAACGCGAAGCAAGGCTACAAAATAGCCTGCGATATCCCCAGCGGAATTCTCAGTGATTTAACGCTCAGTCCCGTCATTTTCCAAGCCCATGAGACTATTACAATGGGGGCTTTAAAGCTGGGTTTGCTCAATGACAACGTTAAAGATACTGTTGGAAAAATTAAAGTCGCTGGTCTCGGCATTGCCCGTAATCAGTATGAAACGCCTAGCCCCACTTTTTTACTTCGCAAAAGTGACCTCAAGCTACCCATTCGCATGAAAAAAAACACCAATAAAGGCACTTTCGGACATGTTGCGATTGTGCAAGGCTCCAAAGAGGGTGCGGCGCGCCTTGCAGGCATGGGAGCCTTTCACTTTGGTGCAGGACTTGTCACACTTCTTGGCGAGAAACCTAAAAAATTGCCCATTTATCTGATGAGTAGTGAAGCGCTTCCTAAAAATGCCAATGTGATTGTTGCCGGTATGGGGCTTGAGATGCCTTTTGATGAAGAAGCTCTTAAAACACTTCTCCTCTCCAATACTTTACCCTTGGTTATCGACGCTTCTTTGTCGCATCATCCGCTTATTACGGAGATTATTGCCTCAAAAAAACCTGTCGTTTTAACCCCACATCCCAAAGAATTTAGCTCAATTTTAGAGCTTACATGTAAAGAAAAAGTCAGTGTTGAAGCGATCCAAGCCAACCGTTTTGAACACGCCAAACGCTTTAGTCTTGCCTTTCCGCACGTGGTACTGGTTCTCAAAGGTGCGAACACCATCATCGCACACAATGGCGAACTTTTCATTAACACCTATGGCATGCCTTCCCTTGCAAAAGGTGGTAGTGGCGATGTGCTATCAGGTATGATAGGAGCACTCCTCGCCCAAGGCTATACCCCAAAAGATGCTGCTATTAGCGCAACACTCGCTCACGCACTCGTTTCACAAAAGTTTACATGTAATAATTTTGCGCTTACTCCGATTGATATTTGTAAAGGTCTTAAATGGTTATAA
- the purN gene encoding phosphoribosylglycinamide formyltransferase: MVIKKIAILFSGEGSNLEKLLETLHNKVFEHCKIEVATTICNRPNAAGIEKSRSYGIEPVIIDHTLYSSRDVFDEALVTAIYESGAELTVLAGFMRFLTPYFTKQVKAINLHPSLLPLFKGGNAIKESFDSPMKVAGISVHYVSEELDGGEIIAQRCFEKVEGMRFEDFEEKIHTLEHELLPETVKNLLNRN, translated from the coding sequence ATGGTTATAAAGAAAATTGCTATTTTATTTAGTGGAGAGGGCAGTAATTTAGAAAAATTGCTCGAGACCCTTCACAACAAAGTATTTGAACACTGTAAAATTGAAGTTGCAACCACCATTTGCAATCGCCCAAACGCCGCAGGAATCGAAAAATCACGAAGCTACGGCATTGAACCCGTCATTATCGATCATACGCTCTATTCAAGCCGTGATGTCTTTGATGAAGCCCTTGTAACGGCAATTTATGAAAGTGGCGCTGAACTTACCGTACTCGCTGGATTTATGCGTTTTCTCACGCCCTATTTCACAAAACAGGTTAAAGCAATCAACTTACATCCCTCACTCCTTCCGCTTTTTAAGGGAGGCAATGCTATAAAAGAGAGCTTTGATTCACCGATGAAAGTCGCAGGCATTAGCGTTCACTACGTTAGCGAAGAGCTTGATGGCGGTGAGATCATCGCGCAACGCTGTTTTGAGAAAGTTGAAGGAATGCGTTTTGAAGATTTTGAAGAAAAAATTCACACACTTGAACACGAGCTCCTTCCCGAAACCGTTAAAAATTTACTCAATAGGAATTAA